The Paramisgurnus dabryanus chromosome 1, PD_genome_1.1, whole genome shotgun sequence genome includes a window with the following:
- the LOC135758730 gene encoding protein mono-ADP-ribosyltransferase PARP12-like, protein MSIESLLKILCAHNGSMEYERLLDLSYGLPEITDLDQIIIKSPIFSVIQHSDSKEVIVKSAVKLCKNSECDGVCRDLHLCKYYLMTGYCKRPLCDYVHKLMSEHNIRVLTDHRMFGLNRDEVCVVLLISDPNILPPVCVKYNKGGGPYGNCPDKEQCTRLHVCESFIRGRCDVTDCHRSHDFRSPHVVRILRRRGVPDHLLCSLNSIYHNIVTLKSYSGDTHFKNTKQPVGLKRNSEAVKRSSGCEICLCFVKGYCKNRDCGRIHFEMPYKWEVRVGDTWTLLPNNEEIERDYCRPSNIYSSGAEPVCFEEMILGLDEVRRLSTAPSVLFPSFILTTTWVWYWRDEYNQWIQYASVKEMHRLSSVSSEDLEKKYQEYLQLKNPSDQDAVVKFKAGNRFYELNFKDMAQRNEVSGRERPIRRRPAFISSVDVQIIKNSRRSSSAKPRIYKGVPGFWDKSAIPYCGFQKVCLQPSHRDYMRVQDMFGETMRGFTIRQIERVQNRELWENFITKREAMKKANKERFGERLLFQATKFSLVDFVCQQNFDIEMSDTTVYGKGIYFSKDAQSCHMKTDECGASLMFVCRVLLGHYTRGDSRYHRPPSKKTAGDQYDSCVDNLREPSVFVLFEKSQIYPEFLVTYEQKKLFEVLDNPVTSITLGVAHVNLKDGRQSPEASDVGQNLISGSCGVSLTSTPGSASGKTSPSLSSSRETDSILHSTLHKDSSVPSKVPVSDVSKTTLKLVLSTKSLTPLESGVQPLHVGKSSDDSEHQNISVHESISGSSSENIQEVPQIRSDFVCQHSVDLSGQLGTESRDLVSRVVQYSNNTVKLDMLSPPVHVMRTSVVSSAQRSSESVPDSSLVSSRRTVDPQLYQRENSSATRQRTVETIKTTSKEKPCTVQ, encoded by the exons ATGTCTATAGAAAGTCTTCTGAAGATCTTGTGTGCCCATAATGGATCGATGGAGTACGAGCGTCTTCTGGATCTTTCTTACGGACTACCGGAGATAACAGACCTGGATCAGATCATCATCAAGAGCCCCATCTTCTCTGTAATCCAGCACAGCGATAGTAAAGAGGTCATCGTGAAAAGTGCCGTGAAACTGTGCAAAAACAGCGAGTGTGACGGCGTGTGTCGAGATCTACACTTGTGTAAATATTATCTGATGACCGGATACTGTAAGAG GCCATTGTGTGATTATGTACATAAACTGATGTCAGAGCACAACATCCGAGTCCTCACAGATCATCGGATGTTTGGTCTGAATCGAGATGAAGTTTGTGTGGTGTTACTAATCAGTGATCCCAACATTCTGCCTCCT GTGTGTGTGAAATACAACAAAGGCGGTGGGCCGTACGGTAACTGTCCGGATAAAGAGCAGTGCACGAGACTGCACGTGTGCGAGAGTTTCATCAGAGGACGCTGTGATGTTACAGACTGCCATAGATCACATGATTTTCGCAGTCCTCATGTGGTCAGAATATTGAGACGCAGAGGTGTGCCCGATCATCTGCTGTGTTCACTTAACTCCATTTACCACAATATAGTCACGCTGAAGAGTTACAGTGGCGATACTCATTTTAAGAACACAAAACAGCCTGTCGGACTGAAGAGAAATAGTGAAGCAGTAAAGAGAAGCTCAG GATGTGAAATCTGCCTCTGTTTTGTCAAAGGCTACTGTAAAAACC GAGACTGCGGCAGAATCCACTTTGAAATGCCTTATAAGTGGGAGGTTAGGGTGGGTGACACCTGGACTCTCTTACCCAACAATGAGGAGATTGAGCGAGATTACTGCCGACCATCTAACATCTACAG TTCAGGAGCTGAGCCTGTTTGTTTTGAGGAAATGATTCTGGGTCTGGATGAGGTCCGGCGTCTCTCTACAGCACCCTCAGTTCTCTTTCCCAGTTTCATCCTCACCACCACTTGGGTCTGGTACTGGAGAGATGAGTACAATCAATGGATCCAGTATGCATCAGTG AAAGAAATGCACAGATTGTCTTCAGTCAGCAGTGAGGACCTGGAGAAGAAATATCAGGAGTATTTACAGCTCAAAAACCCTTCAGATCAGGATGCTGTTGTGAAGTTCAAAGCAGGCAATCGGTTTTATGAGCTGAATTTTAAAG ataTGGCACAAAGAAATGAAGTAAGTGGAAGAGAGAGACCCATCAGACGACGACCTGCCTTTATCTCCTCCGTGGACGTCCAGATCATCAAAAACAG CCGGAGAAGCTCCTCGGCTAAGCCTCGCATTTATAAAGGGGTTCCTGGATTTTGGGACAAAAGTGCAATTCCTTACTGTGGATTTCAG AAAGTCTGTCTCCAACCATCTCACAGAGATTACATGAGAGTCCAGGATATGTTCGGTGAGACCATGAGAGGTTTCACCATCCGACAGATTGAGCGGGTGCAAAACAGGGAACTCTGGGAAAACTTCATCAC CAAAAGAGAAGCAATGAAAAAAGCAAACAAAGAGAGATTTGGTGAACGCCTTTTGTTTCAAGCTACCAAATTTTCCCTTGTTGATTTTGTATGTCAACAAAACTTTGATATTGAGATGTCCGATACCACAGTGTATGGGAAAG GGATTTATTTCTCAAAGGACGCACAGTCATGCCATATGAAGACAGATGAATGCGGAGCAAGCTTGATGTTTGTGTGCAGGGTTTTACTCGGCCACTACACCAGAGGAGACTCTCGCTACCACCGCCCACCATCCAAAAAGACAGCAGGAGATCAGTATGACAGCTGTGTAGACAATCTCCGTGAACCGTCTGTCTTTGTGTTGTTCGAAAAGTCACAGATCTACCCAGAGTTCCTTGTTACTTAtgagcaaaaaaaattatttgaagtGTTGGACAACCCTGTCACATCTATTACGTTGGGTGTTGCTCATGTAAATCTAAAAGATGGTAGACAAAGCCCTGAAGCCTCAGATGTTGGACAAAACTTAATCAGTGGATCATGTGGTGTAAGTCTTACATCAACACCAGGTTCTGCTTCAGGGAAGACTTCACCCTCTTTAAGTTCCTCCAGAGAAACAGACTCGATCTTACATTCAACACTACATAAAGATTCGAGCGTTCCATCTAAGGTTCCTGTTTCGGATGTTTCAAAAACCACTCTTAAACTAGTTCTGAGTACAAAAAGTTTAACACCACTTGAGTCTGGTGTTCAGCCCCTGCATGTTGGAAAATCCTCAGATGATTCAGAGCACCAGAACATCTCAGTCCATGAGTCCATCAGCGGTTCTTCGTCTGAAAACATCCAAGAAGTCCCTCAGATACGCAGTGATTTTGTGTGTCAGCATTCAGTGGATCTCAGTGGACAGTTGGGAACTGAGTCGAGGGATTTAGTGTCCAGAGTGGTACAGTACTCAAATAATACTGTAAAACTGGACATGTTGTCTCCTCCGGTCCACGTGATGAGAACATCGGTAGTCTCTTCAGCTCAGCGTTCCAGTGAATCTGTGCCAGACTCTTCATTGGTTTCTTCTCGTCGGACTGTTGATCCACAGCTTTATCAAAGAGAAAACTCTTCAGCAACAAGACAGAGAACAGTAGAGACTATCAAAACCACTTCAAAGGAGAAACCATGCACTGTTCAGTGA